The genomic interval AGATCTCATTTATTCATTTAGTGATTGTACAAACCAGCTATGAACGGGAGTGGGGAGGAGTAACTCTCCTTCCTCTCCTTACTAAAAAAGTAAATATGAGGTCGGAGATTGTATATTTTTATGTAAGCATTTATGAATGAATACTAGCTAGTTTACTTCATAGGCCGACTTTACTTTTCTTTTGCATGCCCAAAAGACGGCAAAAACGAGAGTTTTTGAGCGAGCCTTGCGCTAAGATTGTGTGGCAAACATGAGAATGTTTGAGCCAGCCTTGTGTGCCAGTAACAAAAGAAAAAGGCAGCACCAACAAAGCCTGTTTTACGCTGGAATGGCTGATAGTCGCGCAAACCTCCAGCTTACGCACAAGGCCAAAACCGGCCACACTGTTGCTGCACCCCTGCCCGCAAAAAGAAATATTTATTGTATGTAGCCCTATTTCTAATAATAAAACAATGAATTAGATATTGCCGATAACAGCTTTTGCAGGAGCCACCTTATACAACCTTTGGGTCAGCATGGGCTATGAGCGGGTTGTATAGAGGGGCGGATGCGAAAGTGGGGCCTGTCCGGCCCAGGAGGACAAAAGCTTCTTCGCAACATATATGTTTTGAGTACACAAAATAAATACTATTCAATCGCTGAGCTCAATCCTCACCCTTGCCACTAACACTTTTTAATTTTAACCACACTTATATTCATTCCTATGAGTTTATCAGGAATAAGTATTAGCCGGCCAGTATTGGCTGGCGTACTATCCGTATTGATTATTTTATTCGGTATTGTGGGATATACCTACCTGGGTATCCGGGAATATCCGGTAACCGATTCTCCCATTGTAACTGTAACCACCACCTATCCAGGTGCAAGTCCGGATGTGATTGCCTACCAGATCACAAAACCCCTGGAAGAAGTAATCGGAGAAGCCAACGGTATCCGTACCATCTCTTCTGTTTCCAGGGAAGCAGCCAGTGTAATCACCGTTGAGTTTAACCTGAATGTAGACCTGGAAGCCGCCGCCAATGATGTGCGGGATAAAGTTTCCAAAGCCATTCGTTTGTTGCCTGGAGATGTAGATCCGCCGGTAGTAGAAAAAGCCAATTCTGGGGATGTAGTGATTTTTATGGCTGTAGAAAGCAAAACCAGAAGCATTCTGGAAGTAAGCAATATTGCGTCTACGGTGATTAAAGAACGCATGCAAACCATTCCGGGCGTAAAACGGGTGGGGATTGCCGGTGAAAAGAAATATGCCATGCGCCTCCGCATTGATCCGGTTAAACTGGCAGCCTATCAACTGACTCCTTTAGATATTGAGCAAGCCTTACGCAAAGAAAATGTAGACCTTCCTTCCGGCCGTATTGAAGGCGACCAGAATGAACTTACCGTACGGACTTTGGGCCGGCTGGTGCAGGAAAAGGATTTTGATAATATGATTATCAAGCAGGAAGGTAACAGCATTATCCGTTTTAAAGATATTGGTTATGCAGAACTGGGGGCTGAAAATGAACGTACTGCGATTCTGAACAGCGGCAAAGGAAATACGCCGGTAGTAGGGGTTTTCGTAGAACCGCAACGGGGTGCCAATGCCGTAGCTATTGCTGATGAATTCTACAAACGTCTGAAAGAACTCCGCAAAGAAATCCCACAGGAGTATGAACTAACCGTAGGAAAAGATTTTACAGAACCCATCCGGAATTCTATCAGCGAAGTGGAAGAAACGCTGTTTATTGCCTTTGGCCTGGTGATTCTGATCCTGTTTATTTTCCTCCGCGACTGGCGTTCTACTATTATCCCGGTAGTGGCGATTCCGGTGTCCATTATCTCGGCTTTCTTTATTATGTATGTGGCAGGGTATTCCATTAACGTTCTCACTTTACTGGGGCTCGTACTTGCGATTGGTCTGGTAGTGGATGATGCGATTGTGGTGCTGGAAAATATCTTTGCCAAAGTAGAAAATGGAATGAATCCGGTGCAGGCTGCTTTTACTGGCTCTAAGGAAATCTATTTTGCGGTGATTTCGACTACCATTACCCTGGCGGCTGTGTTCCTACCCATTCTTTTCTTGCCAGGAATCACTGGTAAACTGTTCCAGGAATTTGCTATTGTGGTCGCAGGTTCAGTATTGGTATCTGCTTTTGTGGCGCTTACGCTTACGCCGATGATGAGTGCCTATTTGCTCAAGCCGCATACTAAACCCAACTGGCTCTACCGCAAAACGGAACCTTTCTTTGTTCGGTTAAACAACGGCTATGAACAATCGCTCAACTGGTTTATGAAACGTCGCTGGCTTGCTTTTGCTGCCTTGGCTATAACCATGGGACTGATTTACGTAGTAGGCCGCTTGCTTCCTTCCGAATTAGCTCCTTTAGAAGACCGTTCGCAATTGTCACTGGTAGTAATGGCACCGGAAGGTTCTTCGTATGAATACACCGAGAAATACATGAATGAAGTAGCCAAATTCTCTGTAGATTCTACCCAGGGGCTGTTTCAGAGTTATTCGATTCTGGCTTTAACTTTTGGTCCGCCTGCTCCGGTAAACGTGGCTATTCAGAATGTGTTTTTAAACAAACCTGAAGAACGGAATACGACCCAGGCCCAGGAATTTATGCGGTATGCCCGCAATGCACAACAATTCAGAGGGGTACTGGCCTTTCCTTTACAGCCGCCTACCATCGGAAGCCGTTTCGGACAAGCACAACCAGTGCAATATGTATTGCAAGGCACCAATCTGAAAGCCATCACCGATGTATTGCCGAAATTTATGGAAGAAGCCAGAAAAAGCCAGGTATTACTCTTTGTGGATTCAGATTTAAAAGTAAATAAGCCTGAACTGGTACTGAAAATTGACCGCGATAAAGCCGCTGAATTGGGAATTTCGGTAGCTGAAATTGCCAGAAGTTTACAATTGGCCTTAAGTGGACAACGCTATGGGTATTTCATCTTTAACGACCGCCAGTATGAAGTAATTGGGCAACTGCAGAAACAGGACAGGGATAATCCCTATGATTTAAAATCTATTTATGCCCGTACCAGAACCGGTGAAGTCGTTTCATTAGATAATCTGGTGACCTTTGAAGAAAGCATTAGTCCGGCAGCGATTTACCGCTACGACCAAGCGATATCCGCAACAGTTTCGGCTGGTCTGGCACCAGGTAAAACCATTGGAGATGGCGTAGCAGAAATGAATGCCATTGCTAAACGGGTATTGCCGCCTACGATTAAAACATCCTTAGCTGGAGAATCCAGGGATTTTTCGGAAAGCTCATCCAGTCTGGTATTTGCTTTCATCTTTGCCTTAGTATTAATTTATCTGGTATTGGCTGCCCAGTTTGAAAGCCTGATGGACCCCTTCATCATTCTGCTTACCGTTCCCATGGCCATGACTGGTGCTTTGATCAGCCTCTATGCCTTCGACCAGACCTTAAATATCTTTAGTCAGATTGGAATCATTACGCTGATTGGATTGATCACGAAAAATGCCATTCTGATCGTCGAGTTTGCCAACCAGAGCAAAGAGCACGGTTTAACCATTATGGAATCAGCCAAAGCCGCAGCCGTTTCCCGGTTCCGCCCAATTCTGATGACGAGCTTAGCTATGATTTTTGGTGCTGTTCCTATCGCCCTCACTACCAGTAGCCGTAATTCGCTCGGAATTGTAATTGTAGGTGGTTTATTGTTCGCTGGTTTTCTAACATTATATGTCATTCCAGCGGTATATTCTTACCTCGCCAGGCCATATAAAGCCAGAGTAGTGGAGAAGGCTACACCTATTCAGGAGCCTGCGCTTGCTTAAAACCAATAAACAGGCAGGGAAATAATGCACTGCCTGCTGATCAAACATATTATTTACCTATCATGAAACCATATATCATTTTTATAACCGGGTTATTCCTGCTGATTGCGTTATCTGCTCTGGCTCAGGAAAAAAAACTCACCTTGCAGGATGCAGTACATCTGGCTATTGACAAAAACCGGGATTTGCAGGTATCACGGCTGGAAATTAACAAATCAGCGCATAAAGTGCGGGAGGCCAAAGGATACGCTTTACCAACCGTTGCTGCTTCAGGGCAGTATTTACACTTTTTACAACGTCAGGTGACTTTCCTGCCTGGAAATTTTGCAGGCCTGGCAGATAACCAGATTGCTACTCTACGGGTAGGAGGTACTGATGCCTATGTGGGTGGTATATCCCTTGTCCAGCCTGTTTTTCAGGGAGAAATTTTCTCTGGTATCCGGGCAGCCAAATTAGCTGAAAGCCTGAGTGAAGAGGACCTGGCATTCACGCAAGCTATAGTAGTAACTGAAGTGAAAAAAGCCTACTTACAGGCGCTCATTACCAACGAACAATTAAAACTGCAACAGCAAAGTATTGCCCGCAATGAGCAGGAGTTAAAAGATTCCCGTTCCTTACTGGCCCAAGGCAGGGCTTCCAGAGTGGATACCTTACGGGCCTATATCACCATTGAAAACCTGCGCCCCGATATTATCCGCCTGACCAATGGGGTAGAAATAGCCAAAACGGTGTTAAAAACCACCATTGGTTTACCCGAAAGTGAAGCCATTGAACTAACCGATTCGCTAAGTTACGATAGTACCTTGCCAGCTATCCTTTCGGCTACTGCCTGGGAAGAAGCCGTTACTGCCCGTCCGGAAGTAACCAGATTAGTCATCACTGAAAAACTGAATACAGAGCAGATTAAACTGGAATCAGCATCCTATCTGCCCAGGATATCAGCCATTGGGCTAGCCCAGACACAAACACAAGCCAACGATTTCCGCTTTGGAGACTAT from Rhodocytophaga rosea carries:
- a CDS encoding efflux RND transporter permease subunit, producing MSLSGISISRPVLAGVLSVLIILFGIVGYTYLGIREYPVTDSPIVTVTTTYPGASPDVIAYQITKPLEEVIGEANGIRTISSVSREAASVITVEFNLNVDLEAAANDVRDKVSKAIRLLPGDVDPPVVEKANSGDVVIFMAVESKTRSILEVSNIASTVIKERMQTIPGVKRVGIAGEKKYAMRLRIDPVKLAAYQLTPLDIEQALRKENVDLPSGRIEGDQNELTVRTLGRLVQEKDFDNMIIKQEGNSIIRFKDIGYAELGAENERTAILNSGKGNTPVVGVFVEPQRGANAVAIADEFYKRLKELRKEIPQEYELTVGKDFTEPIRNSISEVEETLFIAFGLVILILFIFLRDWRSTIIPVVAIPVSIISAFFIMYVAGYSINVLTLLGLVLAIGLVVDDAIVVLENIFAKVENGMNPVQAAFTGSKEIYFAVISTTITLAAVFLPILFLPGITGKLFQEFAIVVAGSVLVSAFVALTLTPMMSAYLLKPHTKPNWLYRKTEPFFVRLNNGYEQSLNWFMKRRWLAFAALAITMGLIYVVGRLLPSELAPLEDRSQLSLVVMAPEGSSYEYTEKYMNEVAKFSVDSTQGLFQSYSILALTFGPPAPVNVAIQNVFLNKPEERNTTQAQEFMRYARNAQQFRGVLAFPLQPPTIGSRFGQAQPVQYVLQGTNLKAITDVLPKFMEEARKSQVLLFVDSDLKVNKPELVLKIDRDKAAELGISVAEIARSLQLALSGQRYGYFIFNDRQYEVIGQLQKQDRDNPYDLKSIYARTRTGEVVSLDNLVTFEESISPAAIYRYDQAISATVSAGLAPGKTIGDGVAEMNAIAKRVLPPTIKTSLAGESRDFSESSSSLVFAFIFALVLIYLVLAAQFESLMDPFIILLTVPMAMTGALISLYAFDQTLNIFSQIGIITLIGLITKNAILIVEFANQSKEHGLTIMESAKAAAVSRFRPILMTSLAMIFGAVPIALTTSSRNSLGIVIVGGLLFAGFLTLYVIPAVYSYLARPYKARVVEKATPIQEPALA
- a CDS encoding TolC family protein, with protein sequence MKPYIIFITGLFLLIALSALAQEKKLTLQDAVHLAIDKNRDLQVSRLEINKSAHKVREAKGYALPTVAASGQYLHFLQRQVTFLPGNFAGLADNQIATLRVGGTDAYVGGISLVQPVFQGEIFSGIRAAKLAESLSEEDLAFTQAIVVTEVKKAYLQALITNEQLKLQQQSIARNEQELKDSRSLLAQGRASRVDTLRAYITIENLRPDIIRLTNGVEIAKTVLKTTIGLPESEAIELTDSLSYDSTLPAILSATAWEEAVTARPEVTRLVITEKLNTEQIKLESASYLPRISAIGLAQTQTQANDFRFGDYKWPVSSYVGLQLSVPIFSGFRTAARIQQAKVSRLQSSTQLENTRELIRAEVKIALSRVEESRRRIESQGQTVSTAELSYRITRDRWKQGIASRLDLSDAELSLSQAKSNYLQAVYDYLTATVDLDKALGRIR